Proteins encoded by one window of Pseudonocardia alni:
- a CDS encoding deoxyribonuclease IV, with translation MQIGAHVRDAEDPLAAAAEVGAEVIQLFLSDPQGWKKPPPHPRAAELAASDVAVVVHAPYTANVASTNNRIRIPSRKIVQQHLAGAAEVGAFGLVVHGGHVTKDDDPAVGIDNWRKFVERQAGEHGFDVPVLIENTAGGDNAMARRFDALGRLWDAVGEFGVGFCLDTCHAFAGGEELAGIVERVRGITGRIDLIHLNNSRDAFDSARDRHANIDDGTIPPDELAAVVAAAGAPVVVETPAEGQARDIAFLREHT, from the coding sequence ATGCAGATCGGAGCACACGTCCGCGACGCCGAGGACCCCCTGGCCGCGGCCGCCGAGGTCGGCGCCGAGGTGATCCAGCTGTTCCTGTCCGACCCGCAGGGCTGGAAGAAGCCGCCGCCGCACCCACGGGCGGCGGAGCTGGCCGCGTCGGACGTCGCGGTGGTGGTGCACGCGCCTTACACCGCGAACGTCGCGTCCACGAACAACCGGATCCGCATCCCGAGCCGCAAGATCGTGCAGCAGCACCTGGCCGGGGCGGCCGAGGTCGGCGCGTTCGGCCTGGTCGTGCACGGCGGCCACGTCACGAAGGACGACGACCCGGCCGTCGGGATCGACAACTGGCGCAAGTTCGTCGAGCGCCAGGCCGGGGAGCACGGCTTCGACGTGCCCGTCCTGATCGAGAACACCGCGGGCGGGGACAACGCCATGGCCCGCCGGTTCGACGCGCTGGGCCGGCTGTGGGACGCGGTGGGCGAGTTCGGCGTCGGGTTCTGCCTGGACACCTGTCACGCCTTCGCCGGTGGCGAGGAGCTGGCCGGGATCGTCGAGCGGGTCCGGGGGATCACCGGGCGGATCGACCTGATCCACCTGAACAACTCGCGCGACGCGTTCGACTCCGCCCGCGACCGGCACGCCAACATCGACGACGGGACGATCCCGCCGGACGAGCTGGCCGCCGTCGTCGCGGCGGCGGGGGCACCGGTCGTGGTGGAGACCCCGGCCGAGGGACAGGCCCGCGACATCGCGTTCCTGCGGGAGCACACCTGA
- the rpsF gene encoding 30S ribosomal protein S6 codes for MRHYEVMVILDGGLDERTVQPSLEQFLTVVKNDGGSIEKIEVWGKRRLAYEIKKQGEAIYAVLDITAEPATVTELDRQLGLNESVLRTKVLRKDVTRTPAPAAG; via the coding sequence ATGCGTCATTACGAGGTCATGGTCATCCTCGACGGCGGCCTGGACGAGCGCACTGTGCAGCCGTCCCTGGAGCAGTTCCTCACCGTCGTGAAGAACGACGGCGGATCGATCGAGAAGATCGAGGTCTGGGGCAAGCGCCGCCTGGCCTACGAGATCAAGAAGCAGGGCGAGGCCATCTACGCGGTCCTCGACATCACCGCCGAGCCGGCCACCGTCACCGAGCTGGACCGCCAGCTGGGTCTGAACGAGTCCGTGCTGCGCACCAAGGTCCTGCGCAAGGACGTCACCCGCACGCCGGCGCCCGCCGCCGGCTGA
- a CDS encoding single-stranded DNA-binding protein: MAGETVITVVGNLTADPELRFTPSGAAVANFTVASTPRTFDRQSGEWKDGEALFLRCNIWRQAAENVAESLTRGARVVVQGRLRQRSFETKEGEKRTVVEMEVDEVGPSLRYATAKVNKVSRGGGSGGFGGGGGGYDGGGGGGARQGGGSGGGGNSGGGYDDPWGSAPPAGSGAASDDEPPF; the protein is encoded by the coding sequence ATGGCCGGCGAGACCGTCATCACCGTCGTGGGCAACCTGACGGCGGATCCCGAGCTGCGGTTCACCCCGTCCGGCGCCGCGGTCGCCAACTTCACCGTGGCGTCCACCCCGCGCACCTTCGACCGCCAGTCCGGCGAGTGGAAGGACGGCGAGGCACTCTTCCTGCGCTGCAACATCTGGCGCCAGGCGGCGGAGAACGTCGCCGAGTCCCTGACCCGCGGCGCGCGCGTCGTGGTCCAGGGTCGCCTGCGCCAGCGGTCGTTCGAGACCAAGGAAGGCGAGAAGCGCACCGTCGTGGAGATGGAGGTCGACGAGGTCGGCCCGTCACTGCGCTACGCGACCGCCAAGGTCAACAAGGTCAGCCGGGGCGGAGGTTCCGGTGGCTTCGGTGGCGGCGGCGGTGGCTACGACGGTGGCGGCGGCGGTGGCGCCCGACAGGGCGGCGGTTCCGGCGGTGGAGGCAACTCCGGCGGCGGCTATGACGACCCCTGGGGTTCGGCCCCGCCCGCGGGCAGTGGCGCCGCGTCCGACGACGAGCCCCCCTTCTGA
- a CDS encoding NUDIX hydrolase translates to MADDVVVPEPVQRQLRERVEAALATLPPAERRAASEADRAGKRAAAVTLTLLPVPGATGDGRLADEVAFVLTRRARSLRAHSGQWALPGGRLDPGETAEQAGRREVSEEIGLELGPDRVLGLLDDYPTRSGYVITPVVLWGGGAGEPTPNPDEVAELHRPPLAEIDHEPRFLTIPESDAPVIQVPLFDRYVHAPTGAVLHQFREVVLHGRATRVAHLEQPVFAWR, encoded by the coding sequence ATGGCCGACGACGTGGTGGTCCCGGAACCGGTGCAGCGCCAGCTGCGGGAGCGTGTCGAGGCGGCGCTGGCGACGCTCCCCCCGGCCGAGCGCCGGGCCGCGTCGGAGGCGGACCGGGCGGGGAAGCGGGCCGCCGCCGTTACCCTGACGCTGCTGCCGGTCCCCGGTGCCACCGGCGACGGCCGTCTCGCCGACGAGGTCGCGTTCGTCCTGACCCGGCGCGCCCGGTCGCTGCGGGCGCACTCCGGCCAGTGGGCCCTTCCGGGCGGACGGCTCGACCCGGGTGAGACCGCCGAGCAGGCGGGGCGCCGCGAGGTGTCCGAGGAGATCGGGCTCGAGCTCGGCCCGGACCGCGTGCTCGGTCTGCTCGACGACTACCCGACCCGTTCCGGCTACGTCATCACCCCGGTCGTGCTGTGGGGCGGCGGCGCGGGCGAGCCGACGCCCAACCCGGACGAGGTCGCCGAGCTGCACCGCCCGCCGCTGGCCGAGATCGACCACGAGCCCCGGTTCCTCACGATCCCCGAGTCCGACGCCCCGGTGATCCAGGTGCCGCTGTTCGACCGCTACGTCCACGCCCCCACCGGTGCGGTGCTCCACCAGTTCCGCGAGGTCGTCCTGCACGGGCGCGCGACCCGGGTCGCGCACCTGGAGCAGCCGGTCTTCGCCTGGCGCTGA
- the rplI gene encoding 50S ribosomal protein L9: protein MKLILNADVPNLGAPGDIVEVKDGYGRNYLLPRKLAVVATRGAEKQVEQIRRAQKTREIRDLGHAQQVDSQLRNINVTVSAKAGDTGRLFGSITPAQVVDAVKAAGGPLLDKRSIDVPGHLKTLGKHQVQVRLHPEVTTELPIAVVAS from the coding sequence ATGAAGCTCATCCTCAACGCCGACGTCCCGAACCTGGGTGCCCCGGGTGACATCGTCGAGGTCAAGGACGGCTACGGTCGCAACTACCTGCTGCCGCGCAAGCTCGCGGTCGTCGCCACCCGTGGCGCCGAGAAGCAGGTCGAGCAGATCCGCCGGGCCCAGAAGACCCGCGAGATCCGCGACCTGGGCCACGCCCAGCAGGTCGACTCGCAGCTGCGCAACATCAACGTGACCGTGTCGGCCAAGGCCGGCGACACCGGCCGCTTGTTCGGATCGATCACGCCGGCCCAGGTCGTCGACGCCGTCAAGGCGGCAGGCGGCCCGCTGCTGGACAAGCGCAGCATCGACGTCCCGGGTCACCTCAAGACCCTGGGCAAGCACCAGGTGCAGGTCCGCCTGCACCCGGAGGTCACCACCGAGCTGCCGATCGCGGTCGTCGCGAGCTGA
- the rpsR gene encoding 30S ribosomal protein S18, with amino-acid sequence MAKAIVRKPKKKVCAFCKDKAQLIDYKDTGLLRKFISDRGKIRARRVSGNCRQHQRDVAVAVKNSREVALLPYTSTAR; translated from the coding sequence ATGGCCAAGGCCATCGTGCGCAAGCCGAAGAAGAAGGTCTGCGCTTTCTGCAAGGACAAGGCCCAGCTGATCGACTACAAGGACACCGGTCTGCTGCGGAAGTTCATCTCCGACCGCGGCAAGATCCGTGCCCGTCGGGTCTCCGGCAACTGCCGGCAGCACCAGCGGGACGTCGCCGTCGCGGTGAAGAACTCCCGTGAGGTCGCCCTGCTGCCGTACACCTCGACCGCTCGCTGA